The following coding sequences are from one Leptospira mayottensis 200901116 window:
- a CDS encoding pyrimidine/purine nucleoside phosphorylase: MRQFENVTVIKKANVYYDGKVTSRTVLFQDGSKKTLGILMPGQYDFGTDEKEIMEILDGDMLVKLPGEDSWKEIKGGQSFEVPAKSRFQMDVKKISDYCCSYIV, from the coding sequence ATGAGACAATTTGAAAACGTAACGGTCATTAAAAAAGCGAATGTTTACTACGATGGAAAGGTGACAAGTCGGACCGTTTTATTTCAGGATGGAAGTAAAAAGACTTTGGGGATTTTAATGCCGGGTCAATACGATTTTGGAACCGACGAAAAAGAAATTATGGAAATCTTGGACGGAGATATGCTCGTTAAACTTCCGGGTGAGGATTCTTGGAAGGAAATCAAAGGTGGCCAATCTTTTGAAGTTCCCGCAAAATCCAGATTTCAAATGGATGTGAAAAAAATCAGCGATTACTGCTGTTCTTACATCGTTTAA
- a CDS encoding response regulator, with amino-acid sequence MKVAPTYSILLAEDDENNAELLIRYLERYNFDVDHVIDGVAAEIKLRKTRYDLILTDNRMPKFDGIDLLERIPEMNGMTPIIFLTVSNEKETIIQAAHNRKLVAYLLKPIDMRVLIEKICQALKIGADSLIDKKEYPFEITLLNHTQQGVEIELKGCPYGKNIEKLVQEIFLFLKELPKPNSILIKVNPEFFYFKNGTQVLYALKVRLAAKYEIGKEEVIIQTEH; translated from the coding sequence ATGAAAGTTGCACCGACTTATTCTATTTTATTGGCTGAAGACGACGAAAATAATGCGGAACTTTTAATTCGTTATTTGGAAAGATATAATTTCGACGTAGATCATGTCATAGACGGAGTCGCTGCCGAAATAAAATTGAGAAAAACCCGTTATGATCTTATTTTAACGGATAACCGAATGCCGAAATTCGACGGAATCGACCTTTTGGAAAGAATTCCTGAAATGAATGGAATGACTCCGATTATATTCTTAACCGTAAGCAACGAAAAAGAAACGATCATCCAAGCCGCTCATAATAGGAAACTCGTAGCCTATCTTTTAAAACCGATCGATATGCGGGTATTAATCGAAAAAATATGTCAGGCGTTGAAAATCGGAGCGGATTCATTGATCGATAAAAAAGAATACCCTTTCGAAATTACTCTCCTTAACCATACACAACAAGGAGTGGAAATTGAATTGAAAGGTTGTCCCTACGGTAAGAATATAGAAAAACTTGTTCAGGAAATTTTCCTCTTTTTAAAAGAACTTCCTAAACCTAATAGTATTTTAATCAAAGTGAATCCGGAATTTTTTTATTTTAAAAACGGGACCCAAGTTCTTTACGCTTTAAAAGTTCGTTTAGCGGCTAAATACGAAATTGGAAAAGAAGAGGTTATCATTCAAACGGAACATTGA
- a CDS encoding PAS domain-containing sensor histidine kinase gives MELIQEVLDNIGDKIHLVEFIPYPVLLSKVKGDQFQTLYLNRSFREIVGYKIKEIPTIEDWFIQAYPDENYREKVKLDWLTKLRKSKKHNILMKTKIRTKSHGEKWFHLRSTEFGELNAFAFQDIHDLETLNLELIRSNSFKSQLLSILAHDLRTPLIQIISLLSLFKNEEIPSIDLHQHLSKLNIQTHLTIDLIDNTLNWVKTNSKSIVANKISFNPILIMQEITMLYKDYIRLKCLQVNLEFDEDFKIFSDVNIFKVIVRNLFVNALKFSNSGGKIFLRGTISPDYQHISIIDEGIGMSSEELEKIFSKEFYSSIGTLNENGSGLGIKLCRDFAQLIDAEFCLKSEKHRGTCASLVFKTMD, from the coding sequence ATGGAATTGATTCAGGAAGTTTTAGACAACATAGGAGATAAGATCCATCTCGTGGAATTTATTCCGTATCCTGTGTTGCTCTCAAAAGTGAAAGGAGATCAATTCCAAACTCTTTATCTAAATCGAAGTTTTCGAGAAATTGTCGGTTATAAAATTAAGGAAATCCCCACCATAGAAGATTGGTTTATCCAAGCCTATCCGGACGAGAATTATAGAGAGAAGGTCAAATTAGATTGGCTGACCAAATTAAGAAAAAGTAAAAAACATAACATTTTAATGAAGACAAAAATTCGAACCAAATCGCACGGAGAAAAGTGGTTCCATCTACGAAGCACGGAGTTCGGAGAGTTAAATGCGTTTGCATTTCAGGACATTCACGATCTTGAAACTTTGAACTTAGAGTTAATTCGCAGTAATTCCTTCAAATCTCAATTACTTTCTATTCTTGCACATGACTTAAGAACACCTCTGATACAGATCATTTCTTTGCTTTCTTTGTTTAAAAACGAGGAAATCCCCTCCATCGATCTTCATCAACATCTTTCAAAATTAAACATTCAAACCCATCTTACAATCGACTTGATCGACAACACGCTGAATTGGGTGAAAACGAACTCGAAAAGTATCGTAGCAAACAAGATCTCCTTCAATCCGATCTTGATCATGCAGGAAATCACGATGCTTTATAAAGATTACATCCGACTTAAATGTCTTCAAGTAAATCTGGAATTTGACGAGGATTTTAAAATATTTAGTGATGTGAATATTTTCAAAGTGATTGTTCGTAATTTATTCGTAAATGCGCTTAAATTTTCAAATTCCGGTGGAAAGATTTTTCTAAGAGGAACAATTTCTCCGGATTATCAACATATTTCAATAATCGACGAAGGTATAGGAATGTCCTCCGAGGAATTAGAAAAGATTTTTTCCAAAGAATTTTATTCCTCAATCGGAACTCTTAATGAAAACGGATCCGGGCTCGGAATTAAACTTTGCAGAGATTTCGCTCAGTTGATTGACGCAGAATTTTGCCTGAAAAGTGAAAAACACAGAGGAACTTGTGCGAGTTTGGTTTTTAAGACAATGGATTGA
- a CDS encoding phospholipase, with the protein MKKILTVFVSSLFLGTVVNLYAHRGKVVQNPIDIFEKSHENKVLSLQRKTQVDMNLPITRALFYGTRNSYSSSAYTKSGSFFTNQKYTIGDQLRLGARYLELEVHWTTGSKKGIKELLLCSGAANHSGCKTSSRTFHQGLEEIRDWISKPNNRNEVLLIYIKDHLDGHYPEVLKILKDSLGSWLYHYSGSCSKQPSSADMPKLKDMVNAGQRILLMSNSCQSGQGSEEWNKYFKVQFFGGTKEVPSMQLSPKVFRNHNCVFPRTLYQSAIVRVADSSNGHGKIQSSFTNSDIQSMLACEVNVFGIDQFDVDFAKQPVWSWGKGEPRNAEDKEHCGRIWSDGNWSTCHCDIWHQFACRERKTGKWVVTNRKGRWGDGLSVCLHYSELGSYVYASPETPYENKKLQEVVKLNGNNLPVWINLIKKEGEDVWGPDDRLNAFLPPL; encoded by the coding sequence ATGAAAAAAATTCTAACGGTATTTGTCAGTTCTCTCTTTTTGGGAACTGTGGTGAATCTTTATGCACATCGCGGAAAAGTGGTGCAAAATCCAATCGACATTTTTGAGAAATCGCACGAGAATAAGGTTCTTAGTTTGCAAAGAAAAACCCAAGTTGATATGAACCTTCCGATAACTCGGGCACTTTTTTATGGAACTCGTAATTCTTACAGCAGTAGCGCTTACACAAAAAGTGGCTCCTTTTTTACGAACCAGAAATACACAATTGGTGATCAACTTCGTTTAGGTGCGCGTTATCTCGAATTGGAAGTTCATTGGACTACCGGAAGTAAAAAAGGCATCAAAGAACTTCTTCTTTGTAGCGGTGCAGCAAATCATTCTGGTTGTAAAACTTCCAGTCGTACTTTTCATCAAGGTTTGGAAGAAATTCGTGATTGGATTTCCAAACCCAATAATAGAAATGAAGTCCTGCTTATTTATATAAAAGATCATCTAGACGGGCATTATCCCGAAGTTCTTAAGATTTTGAAAGATTCCTTGGGCTCATGGTTATATCATTATTCTGGAAGTTGTTCAAAACAACCTTCCTCCGCAGATATGCCGAAATTGAAAGATATGGTTAACGCAGGTCAAAGGATTCTCCTTATGAGCAACAGCTGCCAGAGCGGTCAAGGTTCGGAAGAATGGAATAAGTATTTCAAAGTGCAGTTCTTTGGGGGAACTAAGGAAGTGCCAAGCATGCAACTTTCGCCAAAGGTATTTCGCAATCACAATTGTGTTTTTCCCAGAACACTTTATCAGTCAGCAATCGTTCGTGTCGCAGATAGTTCAAACGGTCATGGAAAGATCCAAAGTTCATTCACAAATAGTGATATTCAGTCCATGCTTGCCTGTGAAGTAAACGTTTTTGGAATTGATCAGTTTGATGTCGATTTTGCGAAACAACCGGTCTGGTCATGGGGCAAAGGTGAGCCGCGCAATGCAGAGGACAAAGAACATTGTGGACGGATTTGGTCGGATGGAAACTGGTCCACTTGTCATTGCGATATCTGGCATCAATTTGCATGCAGGGAGAGGAAAACTGGAAAGTGGGTCGTAACCAATCGTAAAGGTCGTTGGGGTGATGGGCTCAGCGTATGCCTTCATTACTCAGAACTTGGCAGTTATGTGTATGCCTCTCCCGAAACCCCTTATGAAAATAAAAAACTTCAAGAAGTTGTAAAATTAAACGGTAATAATCTACCCGTTTGGATCAATCTGATCAAGAAAGAAGGGGAAGACGTTTGGGGCCCGGACGATCGGTTGAATGCCTTCCTTCCGCCACTTTGA
- a CDS encoding ankyrin repeat domain-containing protein gives MKILFRMMIMISMTAQMDCATILMLKEAKILPTRVWSMARYADKTISPELSKNLSALDPPLWIYPGTRLYWMIGIDKHFPFSIIDLPLSFLADTILLPITIPLTAYYYSEVPEAWKSGLLIGSIENNDLSGVRRCIETDAAVVNSTFIGPSPLYFAIKNENVEIVRLLLEKGADANAKNCDVFRRCNYLFFNVIEHYSNLPPKNDRRSEIIRLLLEKGGVDVNATLAEDGRSPLHYAVEKRHNIQIVKQLVEHGANVNGKDVYQQTPLYDASSKEIAQYLLQQGADPTVKNGSGETPLKYAKYLMNLGRKNNYDALKFLEDAP, from the coding sequence ATGAAAATCTTGTTCAGAATGATGATAATGATCTCGATGACCGCTCAGATGGATTGCGCCACAATCCTAATGCTTAAAGAAGCCAAAATTTTACCCACACGTGTTTGGTCCATGGCAAGATATGCAGATAAAACCATTTCTCCGGAACTGTCTAAAAATCTTAGCGCCTTGGATCCTCCTCTCTGGATTTATCCAGGGACACGACTCTACTGGATGATTGGTATAGATAAGCATTTTCCTTTTAGTATTATCGATCTTCCTTTGTCCTTCTTGGCGGATACAATCCTACTTCCTATTACAATTCCGTTGACGGCATATTACTATTCGGAAGTCCCTGAGGCCTGGAAATCAGGCCTTCTGATCGGAAGTATCGAAAACAACGATCTATCCGGGGTTCGCCGTTGCATCGAGACTGACGCCGCGGTTGTGAATTCCACATTCATTGGTCCATCTCCATTGTATTTTGCTATTAAGAACGAGAACGTTGAAATTGTAAGGCTCCTCTTAGAGAAAGGCGCCGATGCAAATGCGAAGAATTGCGATGTTTTTCGTCGTTGTAATTATCTATTTTTCAACGTGATAGAACACTATTCTAATCTTCCGCCAAAAAATGATAGAAGATCCGAAATAATTAGGCTGCTCTTAGAAAAGGGAGGAGTCGATGTCAATGCTACTTTGGCGGAAGACGGGAGGAGTCCTCTACACTACGCAGTAGAGAAAAGACACAACATTCAAATTGTAAAACAATTAGTAGAACACGGCGCTAATGTAAACGGTAAGGATGTTTATCAGCAGACTCCACTGTATGATGCAAGCTCGAAAGAAATTGCACAATATCTTTTGCAACAAGGCGCAGACCCAACCGTAAAAAACGGCTCTGGGGAAACTCCTCTGAAATATGCAAAATATTTAATGAACTTGGGCAGAAAAAATAATTATGATGCGCTCAAGTTTCTTGAAGACGCTCCATAG
- a CDS encoding dienelactone hydrolase family protein encodes MKLFKINPRLILFFLLFGCKNPSEESPLLLAGTLLAITQQTEIQDLISGPVLIDQETELTNYKFKIYNPTQKFILEAYFSKPAGMGPFPLIVMMHGCAGAHSNSDVTKPPASLYTEWANRGKNLGYSTLLIDSFTTRNAGQNQCNNGANVGTSEVTDRPTDAYATLSYVKRSKVINNDKIVLLGWSHGGSSTFSTVDTNSTIQYRPGNLKPFKAVISFYPGCGLNNAFGGISASQYLPYTHIKILAAGADPLYTVGYCNTRVSRAQTLGASAATNNSISMTVYPNTHHSFDEAQSVSSKFDNNDVIAKPNADQEAVNFFQLYNP; translated from the coding sequence ATGAAGTTATTCAAAATCAATCCGCGACTGATCCTTTTTTTTCTTCTTTTCGGCTGTAAGAATCCAAGCGAGGAATCTCCTCTACTTTTAGCGGGAACTCTTCTAGCAATCACACAACAAACTGAAATTCAAGACTTAATCTCCGGTCCGGTGTTGATCGATCAAGAAACAGAACTTACAAACTACAAATTTAAAATTTATAATCCGACTCAAAAATTCATTCTTGAAGCTTATTTCTCGAAACCAGCAGGAATGGGACCGTTTCCCTTGATCGTCATGATGCACGGATGTGCAGGCGCACATTCGAATAGTGACGTCACAAAACCTCCTGCTTCTCTTTACACAGAATGGGCCAACCGAGGAAAAAACTTAGGATATTCTACTCTCTTAATCGATAGCTTTACAACAAGAAACGCAGGACAAAATCAATGTAATAACGGTGCCAACGTCGGAACATCGGAGGTTACGGACAGACCGACGGATGCGTACGCAACTTTGAGTTACGTAAAAAGATCCAAAGTTATCAACAACGATAAAATCGTTTTACTTGGATGGTCTCACGGAGGAAGTAGCACTTTTTCAACAGTGGATACAAATTCGACGATCCAATATCGTCCGGGAAATCTGAAACCGTTTAAAGCGGTTATTTCCTTTTATCCTGGATGTGGACTCAACAACGCATTCGGTGGAATTTCTGCAAGTCAATACCTTCCATATACGCATATTAAAATTCTTGCAGCCGGAGCGGACCCGCTTTATACAGTAGGTTATTGCAATACGAGAGTTTCAAGGGCTCAAACCTTAGGCGCAAGTGCCGCAACGAACAACTCGATCTCGATGACCGTATATCCAAATACACATCATAGCTTCGACGAGGCCCAAAGTGTTTCTTCCAAATTCGACAATAACGATGTGATCGCAAAACCGAACGCGGATCAAGAAGCGGTTAACTTCTTTCAACTGTACAATCCATAA
- a CDS encoding IS5 family transposase (programmed frameshift), with the protein MIPKEKPNLQGGRNRVPSRIVMAGIIYRMKTGCQWRAIPNEFGSGQTCHRRFQEWERAGVFKKIYKSILKYYDVKNQIAWDWASMDSAMVKAPKGGVLTGKNPTDRAKLGVKRHILTDGNGIPLAITLTGANVHDKHGVKDTLNSILIFSGKRRKKPKHLCLDKGYDFQDIEVLIKRRNIQSHIRKKGEKPLIGKYNGKSRRWVVERTNSWHNRFRAILIRWERKSENYLASLYLASSIIAFNFFDR; encoded by the exons TTGATTCCTAAAGAAAAGCCCAATCTTCAAGGAGGTCGCAATCGTGTTCCTTCAAGAATAGTAATGGCAGGTATCATCTATCGAATGAAAACAGGCTGTCAGTGGCGTGCAATTCCCAATGAATTTGGATCTGGTCAAACTTGTCACAGAAGATTTCAAGAATGGGAACGGGCAGGGGTATTCAAAAAGATCTATAAATCTATTTTAAAATATTATGATGTAAAGAATCAGATAGCATGGGACTGGGCTTCGATGGATTCGGCAATGGTTAAGGCTCCCAAAGGGGGAGTTT TAACCGGGAAAAATCCTACAGACCGTGCCAAATTAGGGGTTAAACGGCATATCCTTACGGATGGAAATGGAATTCCTTTGGCAATTACGTTGACTGGAGCTAACGTTCATGACAAACACGGTGTAAAAGATACGTTGAATTCAATCCTAATATTTTCCGGAAAAAGAAGAAAAAAGCCAAAACATCTTTGTTTAGATAAAGGTTATGACTTCCAAGATATAGAAGTTTTAATCAAAAGAAGAAACATTCAATCTCATATTCGGAAAAAAGGTGAAAAGCCTCTCATCGGTAAATACAATGGAAAATCTAGACGATGGGTCGTTGAAAGAACTAACAGTTGGCACAATCGATTCAGAGCTATCCTAATTCGTTGGGAAAGAAAATCTGAAAATTATCTTGCATCTCTTTATCTCGCAAGTTCTATCATTGCTTTTAACTTTTTTGATAGGTAG
- a CDS encoding WGR domain-containing protein — MKHQLTYKDESSDKFWNIETSGNSFTVIYGKSGTAGQTQTKSFENEETCIKEAEKLLKEKLKKGYKENSSSNYLETWKELCASKNIKEEFFKHFSFLAESNEDKEILSKLAAQVVHIHVDQEEALIVKLKYSDPDFSELCEIRCNPPFTGAPPKGLPKSYVKTAQVHNGIYFEDLGGGAIGYFGISEKGKIIEGGWEPEALEEGDNEEYLETLEEKELSIDDVPCIIEFGQNWILSDPLKKRFIRNRVIYSFPTKIVNWFESKRPTNFCSDRFFCGFSHREFWI; from the coding sequence GTGAAACATCAACTCACTTACAAAGACGAATCATCCGATAAGTTTTGGAACATAGAAACATCGGGAAATTCGTTTACTGTAATATACGGTAAATCGGGAACAGCCGGACAGACTCAAACAAAATCGTTCGAAAACGAAGAAACCTGCATAAAAGAAGCCGAGAAATTATTAAAAGAAAAATTAAAAAAAGGTTATAAGGAAAATTCTTCCTCGAACTATCTCGAAACTTGGAAAGAACTTTGCGCAAGCAAAAATATCAAGGAAGAATTTTTTAAACACTTCTCTTTTTTAGCCGAATCGAACGAAGATAAGGAAATTCTCTCAAAACTCGCCGCACAAGTCGTGCATATACATGTCGATCAGGAAGAAGCTCTCATCGTGAAACTGAAATACAGCGATCCCGATTTTTCGGAACTTTGCGAAATTCGTTGTAATCCTCCTTTCACCGGGGCGCCCCCAAAAGGATTACCGAAAAGTTATGTGAAGACCGCTCAAGTTCACAACGGAATTTATTTCGAAGACCTCGGCGGAGGCGCCATCGGTTATTTTGGAATCAGCGAAAAGGGAAAAATTATCGAAGGCGGCTGGGAACCGGAAGCCCTGGAAGAAGGCGATAACGAAGAATACCTCGAAACCCTGGAAGAGAAAGAACTTTCAATAGACGACGTTCCTTGTATCATCGAGTTCGGTCAGAATTGGATCTTAAGCGATCCTCTCAAAAAACGATTCATAAGGAACCGGGTTATTTATTCATTTCCCACGAAGATTGTGAACTGGTTCGAATCGAAGAGGCCGACCAATTTCTGTTCGGACAGATTCTTTTGCGGGTTCTCGCACAGAGAATTCTGGATATAG
- a CDS encoding YbaN family protein has product MEKKDYSDEVRLHRSKIIRFLLLIAGSVSLILGIIGIFTPILPTTPFLLLSAACYARASHRFYNWLMNNRYFGSYIRDWRIHRTIPLRAKIVAISMIFLTIGTTVFFFIPILAVKILVSLIGILVVIYLIQIPTKPRV; this is encoded by the coding sequence ATGGAAAAAAAAGATTACAGTGACGAAGTTCGTTTGCATAGATCGAAGATCATTCGTTTTTTACTTTTGATCGCCGGTTCTGTTTCGTTAATTTTAGGGATCATCGGAATTTTTACACCGATTCTTCCGACGACTCCTTTTTTACTTTTATCCGCAGCTTGTTACGCAAGAGCTTCCCACCGATTTTACAATTGGCTTATGAACAACCGATACTTTGGTTCTTATATTCGCGATTGGAGAATTCATAGAACGATACCCCTCAGAGCTAAAATCGTCGCTATTTCCATGATTTTTTTGACGATTGGAACCACGGTCTTTTTCTTTATTCCGATTTTAGCGGTAAAAATCCTAGTTTCACTGATCGGAATTCTTGTAGTGATTTACTTGATTCAGATTCCTACAAAACCAAGAGTCTGA
- a CDS encoding IS110 family transposase — protein sequence MKRKVYVGMDVHKETIRIANLTNNTKEIVKEQQIKHNEVQIKKFVNKLKSEWNEIHSCYEAGVTGYPLYRYLKSLGVNCILVAPGKIPRQSSDKIKTDKRDAIKLAKLLRSGELESIHVPSEEDEAVRDYLRSRDSLRLDLGRNRQRLMKFLLRKGITYSATKYWTVSHNKWLNNLQFNNEILQETFNDYYSRVRVQEENLKAMDKRIQEIAESEPYREKVGILRCFRGVDYLTAMFLLCEVCDFKRFKTAGSFMSFLGLVPGEYSSGSKRKQTGITKTGSPRLRRILTEAAWQHRFPGTGSKIVTARRSGQPALVVALAEKASLRLHKKFRNLQQRGKTPQVMITAVSRELSGFLWAAMNLVA from the coding sequence ATGAAAAGAAAAGTATATGTAGGAATGGATGTCCACAAAGAAACGATTAGAATTGCGAATTTAACGAACAATACAAAGGAAATAGTAAAAGAACAGCAGATAAAACATAATGAGGTTCAGATCAAAAAGTTCGTCAATAAACTAAAATCAGAATGGAACGAGATACATAGTTGTTACGAGGCGGGAGTAACCGGTTATCCACTTTACAGATATCTAAAGTCTTTGGGAGTGAATTGTATCCTTGTAGCACCCGGAAAGATACCAAGACAAAGTTCGGATAAGATCAAAACGGATAAGAGAGACGCGATCAAGTTAGCAAAATTATTACGAAGTGGAGAATTAGAATCGATTCATGTACCGAGTGAAGAGGACGAAGCGGTAAGGGATTATTTGAGATCCCGTGACAGCCTTCGTTTGGATTTAGGAAGGAATCGTCAAAGGTTAATGAAATTCTTATTAAGAAAGGGTATAACTTACTCAGCAACAAAGTATTGGACAGTCAGTCATAACAAATGGTTGAACAATCTACAGTTTAACAACGAGATCCTTCAAGAGACATTTAACGACTATTATAGTCGAGTAAGAGTTCAAGAAGAGAATTTAAAAGCGATGGATAAGAGAATACAAGAGATAGCGGAAAGTGAACCGTATCGAGAGAAAGTAGGAATATTAAGATGTTTCCGAGGAGTGGATTATCTAACCGCAATGTTTTTACTTTGTGAGGTTTGTGACTTCAAACGATTCAAAACAGCCGGTTCGTTCATGAGTTTTTTAGGACTTGTTCCGGGAGAATATTCCAGCGGTTCCAAAAGAAAACAAACAGGGATAACAAAAACTGGAAGTCCCAGACTTCGAAGAATATTGACAGAAGCAGCTTGGCAACATCGTTTCCCTGGAACAGGAAGTAAGATTGTAACCGCACGTAGATCGGGACAACCTGCGTTAGTTGTTGCTTTGGCGGAAAAAGCATCTCTCAGATTACACAAAAAGTTTCGTAATCTACAGCAAAGAGGAAAAACTCCTCAGGTAATGATAACGGCAGTTTCAAGAGAGTTATCCGGATTTCTTTGGGCGGCGATGAATCTGGTTGCATAG
- a CDS encoding MBL fold metallo-hydrolase encodes MRSFPHVPSLFPKNNPKAIVYFWIRYWMLFFIFLPWILVRQIGISFFNLLAALWTWNKEIVLLSDTLRLIYMNHISSLFLSVIFGERFTAIHYRDILFDPGPIFSWKKIKKYVARRPNVIHTLVLTHAHEEHIGNVPTVLSELDVPVYATSTTLQAIRNPESLSIVRKVFIGQPVSNDTENMKSLETTVDTPDVSLQVIQSPGHCDGHASFYDPEHCILFAGDSFMHTVFTSPNRDVSGADWIRTLQSYSNLDIRTMIGAHGYVYTLDETILRSRFVVRRKDPKQMILDKLRFMEWARDVVMEGEGRRLPYSVIEACLFPWQSWWSWYTWFTDESGRLFSAGEFSRTHFLRSFSSFPENVPFRFPMFANLVNRFKKTLTRKSF; translated from the coding sequence ATGAGATCGTTTCCACACGTTCCGTCGTTATTCCCGAAAAACAACCCAAAAGCAATCGTTTACTTTTGGATACGTTATTGGATGTTATTTTTTATTTTTCTTCCCTGGATATTGGTTCGGCAGATAGGGATTTCTTTTTTTAATCTATTGGCTGCGTTATGGACTTGGAATAAAGAAATTGTTTTACTCTCGGATACGTTACGATTAATCTACATGAATCATATTTCTTCTTTATTCTTGTCCGTGATTTTCGGAGAACGTTTTACGGCTATTCATTACCGTGATATATTGTTTGATCCGGGGCCTATTTTTAGTTGGAAAAAAATTAAAAAGTACGTCGCAAGGCGACCGAACGTCATTCATACTCTTGTCCTTACCCACGCGCATGAAGAACATATCGGGAACGTCCCTACGGTTCTTTCCGAACTGGACGTCCCGGTTTACGCGACTTCTACCACGTTGCAAGCTATAAGGAATCCTGAAAGTCTTTCGATAGTGCGAAAAGTATTTATCGGACAACCTGTTTCAAATGATACAGAGAATATGAAATCTCTGGAAACGACGGTCGATACCCCGGACGTTTCACTGCAGGTAATCCAATCACCGGGACATTGTGACGGTCACGCTTCTTTCTATGATCCTGAACATTGTATTTTGTTTGCCGGGGATTCTTTTATGCATACCGTATTTACATCTCCTAACCGCGATGTGTCCGGCGCCGACTGGATTAGAACATTACAAAGTTATAGTAACCTGGATATACGCACTATGATTGGTGCTCACGGTTACGTTTATACTTTGGATGAAACGATCCTACGGAGTCGTTTTGTAGTTCGTCGTAAAGATCCTAAACAAATGATCCTGGATAAACTTCGTTTTATGGAATGGGCTCGTGATGTAGTGATGGAAGGCGAGGGTCGCAGACTACCTTATTCCGTAATCGAAGCTTGTTTGTTTCCGTGGCAAAGTTGGTGGTCATGGTATACTTGGTTTACGGATGAATCGGGGCGTTTGTTTAGTGCGGGAGAATTTTCTAGGACCCATTTCTTACGGAGTTTTTCGTCCTTTCCTGAGAATGTGCCTTTTCGATTTCCTATGTTTGCCAATTTGGTAAATCGGTTTAAAAAAACTTTAACAAGAAAAAGTTTCTAA
- a CDS encoding fatty acid desaturase family protein encodes MMRRPTDLPKLNELSPTLLHVKFYRIVLSLLTPFVCCGVYFYCAIQDLWFFSVCILMYLSFVTYASVSHDLVHRTLKLPKFWNHFFLTLIELLALRSGHAYQRAHLHHHRTFPTDKDIEGNASKLPFLSVLFCGITFQSRIWLWALKANGRERVFVLMEGLLCFLIILSALLLYNVFPIFSVYVSLMIAGSWVIPFFTSYIPHDPFQEDLLKQTRLFRGRVASFIAMEHLYHLEHHLYPTVPHHNWPKLAKLLDPYFEKKEIKSIRFLF; translated from the coding sequence ATGATGCGTCGTCCTACGGACTTACCGAAACTGAACGAATTAAGTCCGACTTTACTACATGTAAAATTTTATAGAATCGTTCTGTCTCTTTTGACCCCTTTTGTCTGTTGTGGTGTTTATTTCTATTGTGCAATACAAGATCTTTGGTTTTTCTCTGTTTGTATCCTTATGTATTTGAGTTTCGTTACGTACGCTTCTGTTTCTCACGATTTAGTTCATCGTACGTTAAAACTTCCGAAATTTTGGAATCATTTTTTTTTGACCTTAATAGAACTCTTAGCGTTACGTAGCGGCCATGCCTATCAAAGGGCGCATTTACATCACCATCGAACTTTTCCAACAGATAAAGACATTGAAGGGAACGCCTCTAAATTGCCGTTTTTAAGCGTTTTGTTTTGTGGGATTACATTTCAGAGCAGAATTTGGTTATGGGCGCTCAAAGCGAACGGACGAGAAAGAGTGTTTGTTTTGATGGAAGGTTTATTATGTTTTTTGATTATTCTAAGCGCTTTACTTCTTTATAATGTATTTCCGATATTTTCCGTTTACGTAAGTTTGATGATCGCCGGTAGTTGGGTAATACCCTTTTTTACTTCGTATATTCCTCACGATCCTTTTCAAGAAGATCTTTTGAAACAAACTCGATTATTTCGTGGAAGAGTAGCTTCCTTTATCGCTATGGAACATCTCTATCACCTGGAGCATCATCTTTATCCTACGGTTCCGCATCACAATTGGCCGAAACTGGCAAAACTACTTGATCCTTATTTCGAAAAAAAAGAAATTAAATCGATTCGGTTTTTATTTTGA